In Sediminispirochaeta bajacaliforniensis DSM 16054, the DNA window GGCGTCCCTTGAAAATAGCCGGGAAGTCGGTGTTTCCCGTAAGTTCAAATGGCTCCATGGGAGAATCAAGAGGAGCGATCAGGACAAGACGATTTTTTACAAAGGGGCAGACCTCTTCGGTTATCCCGAGATCTTTCGTGAAATCCATCCACTTTTTTGAGGCCGAGATATAGACATCGGCTTCGGCTCCCTGTTCCAGCTGGTGGGCAAGGGTACCACTTGATGCCGGGTTACTTTCTACGGCAATGCCTGTTGCTTCGGCAAAAAGGTCCGCAATGTCGTTTACCAGGTCGGTGGTGCTTGCTGCGTTGAAGACCACAACAGGGGAAGTTTCCGCTGCAGATGGTTTGGCGGATTCCTTTTGACCTCCCGCCGACAGAAGCATGGTTACTCCCACAAGGAGAACCAAGAGAGATAATGCCTTTTTTTTCATACAAAACTCCTTCTTCTCTGTGTCATTATAAAACTGTGCAGATACCGTGCCACAAAACGCACACAGCTTGTGTTATACCATAGAGGTTTTTGAGTGTCTACCATTGTATATTGTTATATATAAAGGTGCTCTCTTTTCTTTGTCGCTTCAGTTTCTTTTGGGTTTGCTTTTCGTTACTATGACAAGTGGTTTCACTGGCGATGGTATTCGACTGTTTTGGGGATAGGGGAGCCGGCAACCGGGACTCATACCAATATTGTAGGTGGGGGCAATTCAAAAGTGTTACGAATATTGGTGGTCTACAACATACAATTCTTTTTTTTATCGTCGATTACAAAGGTGCATGTATAAAAATTAAGTAAAAAGGAAAAAGTAAGGATATTTCCTGCGAAAAGAACAAATTATCACCAGGATTCGGAACACTATGTAAACGATAGATATGGCTGACCGATAAAGGGGCAGAGAGCGTTTCTCAGAGCAGCTCCTGCTGCCTTGTCAAATATGTATGCTCCAATCTTAGAAGCTGGTCTTTGACCTCAAGACCTGCTCCATAGCCGACCAATGAGCCGTTCGCTCCGATCACCCTGTGACATGGAACGACGATAATGATGGGATTCTTGTTGTTTGCCAGCCCCACGGCGCGGAAACCCTTGGGAGAACCTACTGCTTCAGCAATTTGCCTGTAGCTTCTTGTTTCACCGTAGGGAATATCGAGCAATGCCTCCCAAACACGCTTTTGAAAGGGTGTGCCCTGGGAATCAAGAGGAAGATCGAAGCTCCTTCGTGTTCCTTCAAAATACTCTTTTAGCTCCTCGCCAGCCTTCTTTATAAGATTTGTTTCTTTATTTGTCTCTTCTGCTTTGTCGTAATTCTTTTCCCCGGAAACAAACGATATTTCGGTAATGGCATCTTCCGAAGCAACGATGCGAAGAGTTCCTATCGAAAAATCGTACAGATAATAGTTTCTCATTGTTTCTCCTTTAGCGGTCGAAAAGTGTAGGCAACTTGTTGCGTAATCCTATGTAGCCGCTGAAACGGTACTCATCGTTTATTGCCATGGAGATCTGAGCTTCTCCGATGATCGTATTGACAATGATCCCAAGCGCTGCACCACTATAGTATAAAGGATCTTCTCCTATGTCGGACCAATCCTCTTTCCATGATACTCCTCCGCTTGCCGCAAGCTGTGCATAGATTTCATTGCCGAAGCCCAGGGGAAGGTTGCCGATTTGGCGACGGACTCTCAACCCTGTTGCAAAAAGATTTTCCGAGCGAATTTCCTGACGATAATAACCATCCAGGCTTCCTGTTCCGCCCATGGCTGGCAGATCAACGGAGCGGGGGGTGCCGTGAAGCAAATTCTTGCTCAATGCCCATGGATTGATCACCCACCGTGACGAGGGAGATAAGAAGGCATTGCCTTCGGCATCTATCCTGACAATATCGTTCAATTCCTCTTCCGCACCATAATCGACTTCAATGGATGAATAGATTCCCCGTTTCGGGGTAAGGATACGATCAAGTGTATCTATCGAAAGGCTTCCATTTATACCGTAGCGGCTCCATCCTTCCTGTTCGAATAAACTGTCGCCTATAAAGCGATCCAGATAACGGTATTCTCCGTAGGGTCTAATTGTGATGCCTGCGTGCCCTCGAAAAGGAAGGAGTATTGCGCAATCGCCCCCGAAACGCTGCAGACTGTAGATTGCCGATACCTCGTCATCGTCATAAAAATAGTGGGGATCCTGATGAATGTATCCTCCTATGCTCATAAGTGCATTCCAGAACAGGGCCCTTGCCAAACCTGCTTTAAAGGAAGGCATCTCCGATATCCATGTTTGCACCAAGGCAGCGGTGCGGAGATCATCACTGATAAATGAAATGTAGGCTGCCGACATTTGGGCGTATGAGGCACTGCGTTTCGTTACTGTCCCTTCTATATTCAGGCCAAGGCTTAGGAGCGATCTAGGAATTTGCTGTGGTTCCTCATCAATGATGAGCTGGTAGCCATCATCCTCTTGCAGAAGGCGATACCAGATGTGGGCATAGGAACCATCGTCATATAGGGCGTAGATTTTCTCACGTAGTTCCTTACGCGCAATCTCCTTGGTGATGTTCTGATCCAGATATTCCTTTAAACGATTTCCCCTTTCCTCCGATAACTCTCCATTGATGGTTATGGAGGTGATGTGCAATTTTTGTTCGATATTCACAGGTGGTTTTGGGGCCTCTCTTTTGCTTCTCTGTAGGGCCGAAATCTTCCGTAATTCGGGTAAGAGGGGCTTTGCCGCTTCATAGCCCACAGCCACAAGTTCACTTCCCCGTTCAAAGTCGGCAGCCGTAAATCCCTGGAGATCAGGGGCGATGATAAGATCCGCTGCGGAAAGGCTCTCTTGTATCCGTTCCCTGATGCGAATCTGGTCGGCTTGCGAGCTCACAGCAGCGATGGTTTTCAACTCTTCGATGTCGTTTTTTAATCCCCCAAGTGGGACTACGATGATAATATCGGCTCCCATGGCCTTTGCAACCTGGGAAGGTGTATTGTCCGCCCAACCTCCATCGATGAGGTACCGCCCCTTGTATTCAATTGGGGTGAAGATTCCCGGGACAGCCATGGATGCCCGTATCACCGTTTTTAGATCCCCCTTATCATAGACGACCCGCTCTCCGGTCACAAGATCCGCTGCAACGGCCCTGAATTTTCGGGGAAGGGTATCGAAGTCAAGCTCTGCCGGATACTTCTCCAGAAGACGATCAAGGAGTTCTACAACATGCTGGGCATGAAAGGCGCCGGCCGTTGTGGCCTTTTGCGAAGGGGTGAGTGCAACAGAAAAATGGTAACTTGAATAGAAAGCCTTTTGCCAGTACGGCAACTTACTCCGGTCGCGTTTGTCGAAAAAGGTATCCTTCCAGTCGTTCGTCGTGACCAACGTTTCCATCTCTTCGGCGTCATAACCTGCCGAATAAAGGGCGCCTACAATACTGCCGATACTGGCGCCTATGACAATGTCGGGGTCGACTCCGGCCTCTTCAATGGCTCTAATAACACCGATATGGGCAAAGCCAAGGGCACCTCCACCGGCTAAGACAAGGGCAACGCTTGGAGAATCGCCATCATCCGTCTGCCGTATCTGACTTTGGGCCGCGGCATGGAACATAAACGTGCTGAGAAGGAGGACGAGTATGAATGGCTTTTTCATGTATCATATTGTAGGTATTTTCCGTGTTATATTCTATCCCTTTTTGTTTGATGTGCAGATTGAGGGCGGTGAGGGGAGGATGACCACCAATATTCGTAACACTACACAAGAAAAGCCTTGCACCTCCTCCGATACCAACGGTACACTCAATATGCTGGTAGAATATGCAATAATGAAACATATCTCAAAGAAGGAGAAAATGGTGGAAGAAGAGTCTCGAGTTGAACAACGCAAACGAGCGACGCGCGACCGTATTCTAAGAATTTGTGAAGAACTGTTTATCCTCGAAAACGATTACGACAATGTAACCATGAGGGAGATCGCCCGCAGGGCAAAAGTGAGTGTTGGTGCCCTCTATCTTCATTTCAAAACAAAGGAAGATATTCTGGCAACCTTGATTGCCGGATTTACGACAAAGCAGCGGGAGGATTTGGAAGCCGCTGTTCCCAAAGATGGCAACGGTGCACAACAGCTCGATAAACTGCTTAACTTTTTCGACCAGCTGTGCAGTAATCCGAGGTTCGCTTTATACAGTCAGCTTCCTCTGCTTCATTTGCAAAATGGCCAAGCGATTGCAAATGCCATCCGACAAACCATTATTGATGATATGAACAACTTTGTGGATTTTGTGACTGAAATTTTCCGCGAAGGGAAGGCAGACGGATCTCTCAATTTTGACGTCGATCCCCATTTGGCGGCTGTTACCCTTATCGATGCTAGTGTATCCCTCATGCTTGGTATTACGATGAGAAAGTCTTTTAGTAGCTTGCTTGCCTTTCCTTCCAGTGAATATAACATTGAATCCATTTTTTCGGTCTTTCGGGCCTTTCTGTCGAAGGCAATGATTCTTTCTCATCATAAATCAACAGAAACAGGTTGACGCATGGATTGTTTTTTTTTACCTTTTTGTTGAACATTGTTCATAAATGAACACTGTTCAACAGGAGATAATTCATGAAGATAAAACTGACACTTTTGGGTCTTGTGATGTGTGTTGTGTTCAGTGCTTGTTCCAAAGGAGAAACGGATGGAGCTTCAGAGCAAAGCATTACGCAGATATACAAGGAAGAGGGGTACCCTGTTCGGATTAGGGCCCTTGAACCGGAAAATTTTGCGGTCTATCTAAAATTCCCGGCAGAATTCAAGGCAAGAACTCAGTCTACTGCATATGCCAAAATAAGCGAAGTGGTTCGAGAGATCCGCTTCACGGTTGGTGATTATGTAAAGCGTGATCAGGTTGTTCTTTCCTTTTCTCAGGACAATTCGGCATACCAGCAGGCAAAACTGTCATTTGAGAATGCCCAGTCTGCTTATGATCGGACAAAAAAACTCTATGCCGATGCCGGTGTTTCCCAGCAGGAGTATGATAATGCCAGGACCCAGTACGAACTGGCCCGCGAAGCGTTCAAATCGGCTGGTAAAATGGTCGAAGTTGAGGCTCCCATCAGCGGTTTCATTACCCAGATAGACGTAAGAGAGTCTGCCAATGTTTCCCCTGGGGATCCTCTTTTCACCGTTTCAAACTTAGATGGGTACGAGGCTACTTTTTATGTCACTCCTGTGGATATCGATCAGATCAAGGCTGGAGCAAAGGCCGTTATTGCTACTCAAATCGAGACATTGACCGGACATATTTCAGAAGTTGCCCTCAATATGGATCTTCGGAAAAAAGCTTTTCTCGTAAAGGCATCTTTTGATGGTCAACCCAAAAGTTTGGTGAGTGGAATGAGTGTTGATATTTCTGTTCAGACGTATACCACTGATAAGGCCATTGTCGTTCGGCGAAGCGAGATCAAGCATTCAGGTGGAGAGTGGTTTGCCTTCGTCGCCGATGGAAATAAGGCAGTTCGGCGAAAGCTTACCATCGGCCATGAGCGTAATCTTGAGCTGGAGGTCATCGACGGTTTGTCTCCGGGGGATTTGTTTGTTTCCGAGGGTGGTGACAAGCTTACCGACGGAGCGCTACTGAAGATCATCGATGCCGACGAAAGCAAATAGGGAGTAGCTTATGCACATAGTTGATCTCTCCATTAAGCGCCCCGTTATGATGCTGATGGTGATCTTTGCCCTCATCTTGTTTGGGGGAATGGCGTATATGTCGATGCCAATCAGCCTTTTTCCGAATGTAACGGTTCCTTACATTACAATTCAGACTGTGTATGCGGGAGCAAGTCCCGATGTCATAGAAACCCAGCTTACCAAGAAAATCGAAGATCAGGTCGCTTCGGTCAGCCAGCTTAAATCGCTGACCTCCTATTCGATGGATAGTGTTTCGGTCATTATTGCTGAATTTGAGATCAGCAAGGACGAAAATATCGCGGTACAGGAAGTGAAGGACAAGGTAGAAGTGATCCTTTCTGATCTTCCCGACGATGCAGAACGGCCTAAGATTTCAAAGGTCGATTTTTCAAGTGCCATGCCGGTAATGAATATCGTCCTAGAGGGTGATATGGAACCCTCGGAGCTCTATACATTCGGAAGCACCACGGTCAGTGATAGTTTTGCTCAGGTTTCCGGTGTTTCGTCGGTTGATCTTTCAGGTGGGCAAAAGCGGGAAATCAGGGTTGCGTTTGATCGATCCACGGTCTTTTCCCACATGGTCCCTCTTTCGCAGGTTGCCGGAATCCTGGGGGCGGCTAGTATTGATCTTCCCGGTGGAAATTTCCAGTTGGACGATCAGGACATTCCCGTCCGGCTGGAAGGGGAGTTTAATGATCTCGATCAGATTCGAAATCTGGATATCCCCACGGGAACAGGGACCTTCAAACTGCGTCAGCTTGCCGAAGTAGAAGATTCCAGTGAGGATGTTAGGGTTCGGACGGTTTTGCTGGACCAGAAGGCCGGTACACGGGAAGAGAATGCAATATTGCTTAGTGTGGTGAAAAATCCCAGCGCCAATACCGTTGATGTCGTCGACGGCGTCATGGAGAAGATCAAAGAAATTGAATCTTTGCATTCCGGGATACATCTGAAGGTCGTAAAAGAAGATGCTACCTATGTTCGCGACTCGGTGAGCGGAACCTTGATGAATGTCTATTTGGGGATCATCTTTACTGGTCTTGTTCTTCTTTTCTTTCTTCATGATCTTCGTTCTACCCTGATTGTTGTCCTGGCCATGCCCTTTTCGATCGTCTCTACCTTTCTCGTCATGAAAGCGGCGGGCATAAGTCTCAATATGTTGTCTCTCATGGGACTTTCCAGTTCTATTGGTACCCTGGTAGCCAATTCGGTGGTTGTACTTGAAAATATCTTTCGACACAAAGAGCTTGGTCATGATCGTCTCAATTCTGCATCTTTAGGTTCGAAAGAAGTTACCGTGGCCGTGTTCGCTTCGACCTTGACCAACGTCGCGGTATTTGTACCTCTCGGTTCCATGTCGGGAATGATGGGCAAGATCCTCGCCAACTTTGCTTACACCATTGTAATTGCGACGTTGTTTTCGTTTTTTGTTTCATTTACCTTAACGCCGATGATGGCATCCCGAATTCTTCCGGAAAAGGCAAAAAAAGAACTTCCCATAAGCAAAGCACTGGAGGCCATGTTTCGGAGATGGGAAGAGTCTTACGGAAGGATACTTGGAGGAATACTGAAGAATAAGGGACGCAGTGCCCTGGTCGTATTTTTTGTTATTGCCTTGTTTGGCTTCAGTATGCATTTAGGTGGGCATCTCAAATTTGAGAATCTGCCGCAGTCGGATGGCGGTAAAATTCAGGTGGATGTCGACCTCCCTCAGGGGTATGGTCTTGAGTCCACTGCCTCGGTACTGACGGAACTTGAGGGGCGTCTTAGCGGCCATCCCGAGATCGAATCGATATTGACGACATTGGGAAGCCAGGGGTCTATAGACCAGGATGTGAGCGTTGCACAGATGACCGTCTATCTGGTCCCGAAAGCAGAGCGTAGTCACAGCAACGCCGTTATGGCCTCTCAATTCGCCAATGAACTTGCCGATATTCCCGGTGTAACTATCAGGGTCTCGCCGGTCAGTGAGACCGACAGTAGTGGCGGTTCTTCGGTTGTCGATCTTTATCTCAAGGGGCCTGATCTCACTGTTCTTCAGGAAACGGCCGAAGAGGTTGAATCCGTGATGGAATCGATCGAAGGTGTGTCCAATGTGGCCTTAAGTTCGAAGGCCGGAAAGCCTGAGCTGATTTTTCGGCCGAAACGCAAGCAGATTTCCGAAGACGGTATTTCTGTCCAGCAGGTGGCTATTTCCTTACGGGCCGCCGTAGACGGCATTGTTGCGACTAGTTACAAAGACGCAGGTGAGGAATACGATATTCTCGTCACGATGGCCGACAGCGAATTTACGGATATCGACGACCTTAAGAATATTCCCATCTCTTCAGCAGCAGGCGTTTATCCTCTTTCGCGGTATGCAAATGTTTCCTTCGGTGAGGGGAATAGTAAAATCATGCGTTATAATCGGTTACGTACAATAGAAATTACGGCCGACAACCTTCCCGGTTATGCCGGAGGCACACTCGTAAATGAGATCATGGCTGCTATAGAACAAGTCGATCTTCCCCCCGGTTACAGCATCGATCAAGGCGGTAGTACCGAAATGCTCAATGAAACCGTTCATGATCTCATTGTGGTCTTTTTCATTGCCGTGCTCCTGACCTATATGCTTTTGGCGGCAATCCTTGAAAGTTTTGTTCAGCCTTTGTTCATTCTTTCTACCGTTCCTCTTTCCATGATCGGTATCGTTTTGATTTGTCTTGCTACCGGGACCGTGCTCAATGTTGTGGCAATGCTCGGTATCATCATGTTGGTCGGCATCGTGGTGAACAACGCGATCCTTATCCTTGATTATTACAATCAGCTTAAGGCAAAAGGGAAGAGTACCCACGATGCCTTGTTGGAAGCCTCGGTCGTGAAGCTGAAGCCGGTTCTTATGAGCAATATTGCGATTGTGCTTGGTATGCTTCCTATGGCATTGGGGATCGGGGGATCGGGTGCCGAAATGCGTCAGCCCATGGGCATTGTCATTGTCGGGGGTATCATCTCCGCCATGTTCCTGACCCTTTTTCTCCTTCCCGCCCTTGAGTTTCTGGCCTCCCACCGATCCGGTGCTTCCTCAGCCCCCCTTCCGGCGTCAACAGAACAGAGAGGAGAATAATAGCGATGAGACGCATATTTTTGTATACATTATTAATGACAATAATGCTGGTCGGGGGATCTTTGCCGCTTTTTGCCCTCGATTACGACCTTGCCTCCTATTTGGAGAAGGTCGAAACCGATAACCGTGATCTTGAGCTCTCCAGGCAAAGGGTTGCCTCTGCACTGGAGAGCATAAAACAGGCACGTTCTGCCCTTTTGCCAACAATTGCCCTTGCCGGCGGTTATACGCGGAACTTTACCGACGTTGAACAGTCGACTGCCGTCGGCGCCGATACTTCTGCATCGCCGCTTGGTGCTGTTTCGCCCCTTGTCTATCAGGATGTCGACACCAATTTCGACAATGAAATGACTCTTGCGGCCAGCGTTAGCCAGAAAATCATCGATCCCGAGGCAACGGCTCGCTATGCGCAGGCAAAAAGAAATAGCCTCATACAGACAAGTGCCGATGATTATACCAGGAAAAGTATTCTGACGGCTGCGAAAAAATTGTATGCCCAGACCCAGCTCGCCTTTGCAGTTGCACAGGTGAGGGAAGAGTCTGCCGAGACATCCAAAGAGGTCTACGACAATATTGAGAAAAAATACAAGGCCGGTGTCTCTACGGAGCTTGACTTGAGAATGGCGGAGGTGGATTGGAAAAATGCCGTTACCCAGACAGCGGAAGCGAATAAGAATGCACAACTTGCCCTGATGTCACTGAAGACGCTTGCCGGGATTCCCCAGGAGGAAGATGTGCATTTGATTGAAAAGATCGATGTGCTTCCCGAGCTGCCGGAAATTCCAGAGCTCGGGGGTGTGCTTTCCTCCCGCTCCGATTATCAGGCCCAACTCTTAAGCCGCGATATTGCGGATATTGCCTACAAATCCGCTCTTGCCTCGTATCTGCCGAGTATCAGCGGCAGTCTGACCTATGCGTATGGTGGTTATGGAAACGATTCGCTGAATGGTGATTATGATTATACCAGTGTACAGCTGGGGGTGAAGATAAGCCTTCCGGTATTTACCGGGGGCTATCGTCAGTCACTTGTTGAAAGCGCAAGGATCCAAAAGACCAATTCCGCGGTTGAGATCATGAAAAGTCAGGATAAGATAGAGCAGGAGCTCTCTTCCCTGCATTTGCAGATGGAGGAGGCCAGAAAACGGCTTGATTCGGCCCATGCTTTGGTTGAAGCCTCGAGTCGGGCCGCATCCCTTGCCCGAACGGCGCTGTCCAGCGGCTTGGGAACCCAGCTTGCCGTGTCCCAGGCTACTTCGAATCTTGCCCAGGCTCAGGTAGGCCTGCAAAACGCTATCTACACCTATCGCGCCCTCTATTACGACTGGCAGCTTGCAACCGGCAATTGAGTCTTGATGTTTGTCTGTTTTGAAAAACGTATCGTTCTTACGTTACCGGGGAAGGGGGTATCTCCTTTCCCGGTATTATTATCGTGATTCTACCTGGACACGCAGACGTCGTTTAATGTTGTCGATATGCTCCATGCAGGATACCTGGGCAACCTCTCGGCTTCCGCTTGCAATGGCATCGACGATGGCCTCATGTTCGTCGGCAATGACACGGGGATCGAGATAGTCATCCTGACTCAATCGAATTTCTTCGCGCATAAAAGCCCTGAGGGTCGAATATATCGACGTGAATATCTCGTTTCCACCGCTTTTAATTATGCTATTATGGAATTCGTAGTCGGCATCGATTCGGGATTCTTCCCGTGGCGTGCTGCCCGTCGCCCTCATCTGCCCGATGAGCTCGCGTAATTGTTCCAGTGTGGCGATTGCCTCCTGGTGACCGGCTGCAACGCTTTCGGATAGTTTGAGCGTACTCCATAACTCCAGTGCGCCGCGGATATCAATGAGTTCGTGCAGTTCGTGAGAGCCAAGCAATACCGACCAGGTAAGGGCCTCTGTCGAGATTGAGGTGTGATCACAGAGATAGGTGCCTCGTGCGGTCCTCGATTCGAGGATCCCGAGGTAATTGAAGATTTTGATCGCCTCCCGAATAGAGGAACGACCAATGCCAAATTGCTCCGCCAGCTGCTGTTCGGTCGGGATCTTATCTCCCGGCCGATATGCGCCGCTGGCTATCATCCGGCGAATGTGCTCCATTACCTGAGCTACTACTGTTCGTTGCCGTATTTTGTCATCGCCGTCATTCATTATATTTGTATGATAATCGAATCTATTATTTTTGACCACAGCTTTTCTCCTGATGCCGAGATTTTTGTAGACATTTTTGTATTAGTATAATATCATAATTTCAGACAAAGTTGAAATCTCGAATGAAAGGAGTTTCCGGCATGCTGCAGGAAAGCGAGCACGAAGCGTTGAAACGGAAGGCTTTGGAAATTAGAAAGCTGACCATTGATGAAATTGGATACCTGGGGGTCGGCCATATCGGCGGGGCGATGTCTGTCGTCGAGGTTCTCACCCTTTTGTACGAAAAGTGGCTGAGGATCGATCCCTCCGATCCGAAAAAAGAAGAGAGGGACAGAGTAGTCCTTTCCAAGGGCCATGCAGGGCCCGCCCTTTATGCCGTGTTGGCCGATAAGGGCTATTTCCCTATGGAATGGCTTCATACCCTGAATAAGGGGGGGACACGGCTCCCGAGCCATTGTGACATGAAATTGACCCCGGGAATCGACTTTTCCACCGGTAGCCTTGGACAGGGCTCCAGTGCGGCCGTGGGGATTGCCCTCGGTCAAAAACTGCGTAAGCAGGAGTCGAGGACCTTCTTAATTCTTGGTGATGGTGAGAGCCAGGAGGGGCAGGTTTGGGAAGCCGCGATGTTTGCCGCTCATTACCACCTTGACAACCTCATCGCCTTTACCGACTACAATAAGCAACAGCTTGACGGCATGACCGGTGATATTATGAGCATAGACGACATCACCACAAAATATAACGGCTTCGGCTGGCATGTTCAGCGTGTGGATGGCCACTGTTTTCCTTCCATCAATCGGGCAATCGAGCGGGCCGTGGAAGAGAAGGGCAGACCCCACATGATCGTTTTGGACACCCTGAAGAGTAAGGGCTTTATTCCCGGAGAAGGGGTTCTTTCTAATCACAATATGAGCTTTTCCTATGAAACGGCAAAAGAAGCGATCGCCGAGCTCGAGCGGCGGGAAGGAGCTGCTAAATGAAACCCTTTGATGAGTATAAAGATATGCGGGCCGTCTATGCCGATACCTTAGTCGAGCTTGCTGCCGAAAATCCCAATATTCTTGTTCTTGAGGCCGATCTCATGGCTGCCAGTGGGACCAAGGCCTTTCGGGATGCCTATCCTGATCGTCTTCTGAATGCAGG includes these proteins:
- a CDS encoding transketolase, encoding MLQESEHEALKRKALEIRKLTIDEIGYLGVGHIGGAMSVVEVLTLLYEKWLRIDPSDPKKEERDRVVLSKGHAGPALYAVLADKGYFPMEWLHTLNKGGTRLPSHCDMKLTPGIDFSTGSLGQGSSAAVGIALGQKLRKQESRTFLILGDGESQEGQVWEAAMFAAHYHLDNLIAFTDYNKQQLDGMTGDIMSIDDITTKYNGFGWHVQRVDGHCFPSINRAIERAVEEKGRPHMIVLDTLKSKGFIPGEGVLSNHNMSFSYETAKEAIAELERREGAAK
- a CDS encoding FadR/GntR family transcriptional regulator, whose protein sequence is MNDGDDKIRQRTVVAQVMEHIRRMIASGAYRPGDKIPTEQQLAEQFGIGRSSIREAIKIFNYLGILESRTARGTYLCDHTSISTEALTWSVLLGSHELHELIDIRGALELWSTLKLSESVAAGHQEAIATLEQLRELIGQMRATGSTPREESRIDADYEFHNSIIKSGGNEIFTSIYSTLRAFMREEIRLSQDDYLDPRVIADEHEAIVDAIASGSREVAQVSCMEHIDNIKRRLRVQVESR